Proteins found in one Pagrus major chromosome 20, Pma_NU_1.0 genomic segment:
- the sbk1 gene encoding serine/threonine-protein kinase SBK1: MQDHGGERQVASSLPHSVKASLSLSPSGPGRVGSGGGSPTSKMGYCGGVPVEDMQALAITSLSAADVAKQYEHIRELGKGTYGKVDLVAHRTQGTKMALKFVTKNKTKLKSFLREYSLTGSLSCSPFIIKVLDVLFETEDSYVFGQEYAPAGDLFDIIPPQVGLPEEMVKRCMQQLGLALDFMHSKNLVHRDVKPENVLLFDRECRRIKLADFGMTRRVGCRVKRVSGTIPYTAPEVCRASRAEGFLVTTSLDVWAFGVLVFCMLTGNFPWEAALPADAFYEEFRRWQKAGCPVGTYPSQWRRFTDDALRMFQRLLASEPEKRCGVKDVFCFVKYELVSELRRRASCRAKRGERSSSGVCTGSCTSSSSSTTSRSSHRHPEPSTPPGTSCLRPAPLKRSVLSDPLSPREESGQHQSPGRDKNKSQMVMATAIEICV; encoded by the exons TCTGCCCCACAGTGTCAAGGCGAGcctgtctctttctccatccGGGCCGGGACGGGTGGGCAGCGGCGGGGGCTCCCCTACATCCAAGATGGGCTACTGCGGAGGGGTGCCTGTGGAGGACATGCAGGCCCTGGCCATCACctctctgtcagcagcagatgtaGCCAAACAATATGAGCACATCCGTGAGCTGGGGAAGGGCACCTACGGCAAGGTGGACCTGGTGGCACACCGGACACAGG GTACCAAAATGGCGCTGAAGTTTGTGACCAAGAACAAGACAAAGCTCAAGAGTTTCTTGAGGGAATACAGTCTAACAGGCTCACTTAGCTGCAGCCCTTTCATTATCAAAGTCCTCGACGTGCTGTTTGAGACGGAAGACAGCTATGTGTTCGGACAAGAATATGCCCCCGCCGGGGACCTTTTCGACATCATCCCCCCACAG GTGGGTCTGCCAGAGGAAATGGTCAAACGCTGCATGCAACAGCTGGGCCTGGCCCTGGACTTCATGCACAGTAAAAACCTGGTGCATCGGGATGTGAAACCTGAGAATGTGCTCCTATTTGACCGCGAGTGCCGCCGCATCAAGCTGGCCGACTTTGGAATGACCCGACGCGTGGGCTGTCGTGTGAAACGGGTAAGTGGCACCATCCCCTACACAGCGCCAGAGGTGTGCCGCGCTAGCCGTGCTGAGGGTTTCCTTGTGACCACCAGTCTGGATGTGTGGGCGTTCGGCGTTTTGGTCTTCTGTATGCTGACGGGAAATTTCCCCTGGGAGGCAGCGCTGCCGGCCGATGCCTTCTACGAGGAGTTTCGGCGCTGGCAGAAAGCAGGGTGTCCTGTGGGAACGTACCCGTCTCAATGGCGGCGCTTCACTGATGACGCCTTGCGCATGTTTCAAAGGCTGCTCGCCTCTGAGCCGGAAAAACGGTGTGGAGTCAAGGACGTGTTTTGCTTTGTCAAGTATGAGCTGGTCAGCGAGCTCAGACGCAGAGCATCTTGCCGAGCCAAGAGAGGTGAGAGGTCCAGCTCGGGAGTGTGCACCGGCAGTTGCacttcttcctcatcctccactACATCGCGTTCCTCCCACAGACACCCGGAGCCCTCCACCCCTCCGGGAACATCCTGCCTGCGTCCGGCACCACTCAAACGTAGTGTCCTCTCCGACCCGTTGTCTCCCAGAGAGGAGTCTGGACAGCACCAGTCTCCAGGCCGAGACAAGAACAAAAGCCAGATGGTGATGGCAACTGCCATCGAGATCTGTGTGTGA